A genomic region of Xiphophorus couchianus chromosome 18, X_couchianus-1.0, whole genome shotgun sequence contains the following coding sequences:
- the nlrc3l gene encoding protein NLRC3 has protein sequence MDSENNQAAGSDVESDNETYERPPSSYGSMKSECDEMEKSDEEEEGGEGIAEVVCFAAPDPPAPPVIGSQMGHSLYTETLCTEATEQTRPPGGLVIDAGSEELDDIEDAELDDDDELLTTCSPEPPEPLEMEGLPQEDESSQLGKLDPELDLPYIFKSIQEVISRLNNDEMFKFKIWFKKWEPLAVLQEVLDGDVLDFVDKIIELFGQDKALSKTISTLERLEKTEEINELQTKCAKAIFRFYLKEYLFRKSQITHEGVPQPGKQQFLNAVYVAPQISIRGFGGVDPSHEILAQTPKPIQVPSEDSLVALNNLFRLQKDDGSPVKTVVTTGIPGVGMSVSVSKFCLDWSEEKANRDIQYLLKLSFRDLRHFRQKEYEEEGISMQEILEYCHAPIKGLNILQEENAKYVIIMDCYDCYEAPLDFQKAPAITDNNTKTHIDTLIVNLIRGNLLPNARLWILGRRAAITEIPSKFVDVVAELQGFSDEMKDEYLTKRFTDPQLAAKIVRHYKRVPIIQILARQPFFTWMVAKIFKSCYKQGNYGSNKPRVTPLLIHFIIIQTNRMLKFYFRKRDNEKWTDVEVNLLRMLGKMSFKMLEKNTNVFTEEDVKDVSLELNEVVMFSGLCTELVPTAITGKRTFCFSHYTIQEFMAALYVFLAFYLDSKNVLESGFLPRVLLYKYNGKSAAGLVQCAVARTLGSKLGHYDMFLRYLCGLFSLHCHNNLLQGFLYSHGMPKVEGLGEVEQLLEHTIQTAPEERKRNLYECLREMTQEDE, from the exons ATGGACTCAGAAAA CAACCAAGCCGCAGGAAGTGATGTGGAATCGGACAATGAGACCTATGAGAGGCCCCCGTCCAGTTATGGTTCGATGAAGAGTGAATGTGATGAGATGGAGAAGagcgatgaagaggaggaaggaggggaaGGAATTGCTGAAGTGGTGTGTTTTGCAGCACCGGatcctcctgctcctccagttATTGG GTCTCAGATGGGGCACTCTCTGTATACAGAGACACTCTGCACTGAAGCCACTGAGCAGACCAGGCCACCAGGAGGGCTGGTGATTGATGCCgg CTCTGAAGAACTTGATGACATCGAAGATGCAGAATTGGATGACGACGATGAACTTTTGACAACTTGTTCTCCTGAACCACCCGAGCCTCTTGAAATGGAAGGTTTGCCTCAGGAGGATGAGAGCAGCCAGCTAGGAAAACTAGACCCAGAATTGGATTTGCCTTATATATTCAAA AGTATCCAGGAAGTTATATCCCGGCTCAACAACGATGAGATGTTCAAGTTTAAGATATGGTTTAAAAAATGGGAGCCGCTTGCCGTCTTGCAGGAAGTCCTGGACGGAGATGTTCTCGATTTTGTGGATAAGATCATTGAACTGTTTG GCCAGGACAAAGCCCTGTCAAAGACAATAAGCACGCTTGAAAGAttggagaagacagaggagatTAATGAACTGCAGACAAAGTGTGCAAAAG CTATATTTCGCTTTTACCTGAAAGAGTATTTATTTCGTAAAAGTCAAATCACTCACGAGGGGGTGCCTCAACCCGGAAAGCAGCAGTTTCTGAATGCCGTGTATGTGGCGCCTCAGATTTCCATCCGTGGCTTTGGAGGAGTTGACCCATCTCATGAGATCTTGGCACAAACCCCGAAACCTATCCAAGTCCCCAGTGAGGACTCGTTAGTTGCCCTGAACAATCTGTTCCGACTGCAGAAAGATGACGGCTCACCGGTGAAGACGGTCGTAACCACGGGGATCCCAGGAGTCGGgatgtctgtctctgtgtccaaGTTCTGTCTAGACTGGTCAGAGGAAAAGGCCAACAGG GATATTCAGTACCTCTTGAAGCTTTCGTTCCGGGACCTGCGGCATTTCCGGCAGAAAGAATATGAGGAGGAAGGCATATCAATGCAAGAGATATTGGAGTATTGCCACGCTCCTATAAAGGGTCTGAACATACTGCAAGAAGAGAACGCTAAATATGTCATCATAATGGACTGTTATGATTGCTACGAGGCGCCTCTTGACTTTCAG AAAGCTCCGGCGATTACTGATAAcaacaccaaaacacacataGATACGCTGATTGTTAACCTCATACGAGGAAATTTGCTTCCGAATGCTCGACTCTGGATCCTGGGAAGACGAGCAGCGATCACAGAGATACCGTCTAAGTTTGTAGATGTTGTCGCTGAGCTGCAGGGTTTTAG tGATGAGATGAAAGACGAATACCTGACCAAACGCTTTACTGACCCTCAGTTAGCAGCGAAGATTGTGAGACACTACAAGCGTGTGCCGATAATTCAGATTCTTGCTCGGCAGCCGTTTTTCACCTGGATGGtggcaaaaatattcaagagCTGCTATAAGCAGGGGAACTATGGAAGCAACAAGCCCAGAGTGACGCCGCTTCTCATCCACTTTATTATCATTCAGACGAATCGCATGCTGAAGTTTTACTTCAGAAAGAGGGATAATGAG AAATGGACTGACGTTGAGGTTAACTTGCTGAGAATGTTAGGGAAGATGTCCTTCAAGATGCTGGAGAAGAACACCAACGTGTTCACAGAGGAGGATGTGAAGGACGTGTCTCTGGAGCTGAACGAGGTGGTTATGTTCTCGGGCCTTTGTACTGAGCTCGTTCCTACAGCCATCACTGGGAAAAGGACTTTCTGCTTCTCTCACTACACCATTCAG GAGTTCATGGCTGCTCTGTACGTCTTCTTAGCGTTCTACCTGGACTCTAAGAACGTTCTGGAGAGTGGCTTCCTGCCCAGAGTCTTGTTATATAAATACAATGGCAAATCAGCTGCAGGCCTTGTGCAGTGCGCTGTGGCCCGGACCCTGGGCTCTAAGCTGGGACATTACGACATGTTCCTGCGTTACTTGTGTGGCCTGTTCTCCCTACATTGCCACAACAACCTGCTCCAGGGCTTCCTGTATTCACACGGCATGCCAAAGGTGGAAGGACTTGGGGAGGTGGAGCAGTTGCTGGAGCACACCATCCAGACCGCTCCTGAAGAAAGGAAGCGGAATCTGTACG